One region of Clostridiales bacterium genomic DNA includes:
- the glgA gene encoding glycogen synthase GlgA: MKPELRAALAEKGRCDLPGVLLAAAECAPLAKTGGLADVVGTLPKSLAALGFDARIITPYHRVIKEKYASQVTHLTDFYIDLGWRHQYVGIERLLLDGIVIYLVDNEFYFGDRIYLGGEAEGEQYAFFARAILEALPRLDFTPEILHCNDWHTAVLPMLMKTQYAGRMQSRMQTLLTIHNIAYQGKFSFEFVQDLLGIDARYYTPEFMELNGCANLLKAGCVFADHINTVSPSYAGEIRTAAYGEGLEGILNARQHQLSGILNGIDTAVFDPAHDGGIAAPYSADDLSGKAACRAALCRELGLEIGAHTPIVAMVTRMTPQKGFDLVQCVLDELMDSEDMAFVLLGTGNAEYEDFMRGAEWRHKGRLCAYIGYDEALSHRVYAGSDFLLMPSSFEPCGLSQMIAMRYGTLPIVRETGGLRDSVQPYNRFTGEGTGFSFANFNAYELADTIRRALALYHDDHDAYCRVQRQAMSQDFSFTRSAEDYAHLYLLLLPEDTTPKHDAADEAFRSPIGALETGAAVRLAFADTEALVFDAAVELYGDAYSDTVAMTQTAAGFEAAVTMPAAPQALRYRFRLACNDGGIRWLCAAPDGRHARLCDAPGDGWRLTVYRAGFTTPAWFRTGVMYQIFPDRFARDSSATAQRGMEHHRRMGQTVHCHAGWDEPVEWQANTPEGEYAPVDFYGGTLRGIADRLHYLQKLGVTVLYLNPIFESASNHRYDTGDYRKVDPILGTNADFKKLCAAAADCGIRIVLDGVFAHTGADSRYFNRFRHYPGCGAYNSRSSVYARWYSFAHYPDDYKCWWDFKDLPAVNAANPDWRKYMITGERSIVKTWLRDGASGWRLDVADELPDDVLRGMRSAAKETDPDSVLLGEVWEDAVTKVSYGERRQYALGDALDSVMNYPLRDGLVTFLTGRSTARALADLLLSQRLNYPRPLYYALMNLTASHDVARTRSALALDFDPRSRTRAELAALEITDAMAARGAQLQVLAAAVQFWLPGIPSIYYGDEAGMQGLCDPFNRAPLQMCDTQMLQWYAQLTALRHAHPALTRGEVAVFAPAGDVLCVLRVIAGTRDAFGEEAEDEALLLIVNRAAHPVRCHVELTCPGAGLCEETRLAFVRSEYDCAADCTDDTHIAIHDGVGAFDLPPHAAKIYRLENRHGTETGS; encoded by the coding sequence ATGAAACCTGAACTGCGCGCAGCGCTGGCCGAAAAGGGCCGCTGCGACCTGCCCGGCGTGCTGCTGGCGGCCGCCGAGTGCGCACCGCTGGCCAAGACCGGCGGCCTTGCAGACGTCGTCGGCACACTGCCGAAAAGTCTGGCCGCGCTCGGCTTTGACGCACGCATCATCACGCCGTACCACCGCGTGATCAAGGAAAAATACGCATCCCAGGTCACGCACCTGACAGATTTTTATATCGATCTCGGCTGGCGGCATCAGTACGTCGGCATCGAGCGGCTGCTGCTCGACGGCATCGTCATCTACCTCGTGGACAACGAGTTTTATTTCGGCGACCGCATTTACCTCGGCGGCGAGGCCGAGGGCGAGCAGTATGCGTTTTTCGCCCGCGCGATCCTGGAGGCGCTGCCCCGGCTGGACTTCACGCCCGAGATCCTGCACTGCAACGACTGGCACACGGCCGTGCTGCCCATGCTGATGAAAACACAGTACGCCGGCAGGATGCAGTCGCGCATGCAGACGCTGCTGACGATCCACAACATCGCCTATCAGGGCAAGTTCTCGTTCGAATTCGTGCAGGACCTGCTCGGCATCGACGCGCGCTATTACACGCCGGAATTCATGGAGCTCAACGGCTGCGCGAACCTGCTCAAGGCCGGCTGCGTCTTTGCCGACCACATCAACACCGTCAGCCCGAGCTACGCCGGTGAGATCCGCACGGCGGCCTACGGCGAGGGGCTCGAGGGCATTCTCAACGCCCGGCAGCACCAGCTGTCCGGCATCCTCAACGGCATCGACACCGCCGTCTTTGACCCCGCACACGACGGCGGCATCGCCGCGCCCTACTCCGCCGACGACCTGAGCGGCAAGGCCGCCTGCCGCGCCGCGCTGTGCCGGGAGCTCGGTCTCGAGATCGGCGCGCACACGCCCATCGTCGCCATGGTCACGCGCATGACGCCGCAAAAGGGCTTCGACCTGGTGCAGTGCGTGCTCGACGAGCTCATGGACAGCGAGGACATGGCGTTCGTGCTCCTCGGCACGGGCAACGCCGAATATGAGGACTTTATGCGCGGCGCCGAGTGGCGGCACAAGGGCCGCCTGTGCGCCTACATCGGCTACGACGAGGCGCTGTCGCACCGCGTGTACGCGGGCAGCGATTTTCTGCTCATGCCGTCGAGCTTCGAGCCATGCGGCCTGTCGCAGATGATCGCCATGCGTTACGGCACGCTGCCGATTGTGCGCGAGACCGGCGGCCTGCGCGACAGCGTGCAGCCGTATAACCGGTTCACCGGCGAGGGCACCGGCTTCTCGTTTGCCAACTTCAACGCCTACGAGCTGGCGGACACGATCCGCCGTGCGCTCGCGCTCTATCACGACGATCATGACGCCTACTGCCGCGTGCAGCGGCAGGCCATGTCGCAGGACTTCAGCTTCACGCGCTCGGCCGAGGACTACGCGCACCTGTATCTGCTCCTGCTGCCGGAGGACACCACGCCGAAGCACGACGCGGCCGACGAGGCCTTCCGCAGCCCGATCGGCGCGCTCGAGACCGGTGCGGCCGTGCGCCTCGCTTTCGCGGACACGGAGGCGCTCGTGTTCGACGCCGCCGTGGAACTCTACGGCGATGCGTACAGCGACACCGTCGCCATGACGCAGACGGCCGCCGGCTTTGAAGCGGCCGTGACCATGCCCGCCGCGCCGCAGGCGCTGCGCTACCGCTTCCGGCTCGCGTGCAACGACGGCGGCATCCGCTGGCTGTGCGCCGCGCCGGACGGCCGGCACGCCCGGCTGTGCGACGCACCGGGTGACGGCTGGCGTCTGACGGTCTATCGCGCCGGATTCACGACCCCGGCATGGTTTCGCACCGGCGTGATGTATCAGATCTTCCCCGACCGCTTCGCGCGCGACAGCTCTGCCACCGCGCAGCGCGGCATGGAGCACCACCGCCGCATGGGCCAGACCGTGCACTGCCACGCCGGCTGGGACGAACCCGTCGAGTGGCAGGCCAACACGCCGGAGGGCGAATACGCACCGGTGGATTTCTACGGCGGCACTCTGCGCGGCATCGCCGACCGGCTGCACTACCTGCAGAAGCTCGGCGTGACGGTGCTGTACCTCAACCCGATCTTCGAGAGCGCTTCCAACCACCGGTACGACACCGGCGATTACCGGAAGGTCGACCCCATCCTCGGCACGAACGCGGACTTCAAGAAGCTCTGCGCGGCCGCGGCGGACTGCGGCATCCGCATCGTGCTCGACGGCGTGTTCGCTCACACGGGCGCTGACAGCCGGTACTTCAACCGCTTCCGGCATTACCCCGGCTGCGGCGCGTACAACAGCCGCAGTTCCGTCTATGCGCGCTGGTACAGCTTCGCGCACTACCCCGACGACTACAAGTGCTGGTGGGATTTCAAAGACCTGCCCGCCGTCAATGCCGCCAATCCCGACTGGCGCAAATATATGATCACCGGCGAGCGCAGCATCGTCAAGACCTGGCTGCGCGACGGCGCGTCCGGCTGGCGGCTGGACGTGGCCGACGAACTGCCGGACGATGTGCTGCGCGGCATGCGCAGCGCTGCCAAAGAAACCGACCCCGACAGCGTGCTCCTCGGTGAGGTCTGGGAGGACGCCGTGACGAAGGTCAGCTACGGCGAGCGGCGGCAGTACGCGCTCGGCGACGCGCTCGACAGCGTCATGAACTATCCCCTGCGCGACGGACTGGTGACGTTCCTGACCGGGCGCAGCACGGCGCGCGCGCTTGCCGACCTGCTGCTGAGCCAGCGGCTGAACTATCCGCGGCCGCTGTACTACGCGCTCATGAACCTGACGGCAAGCCATGACGTGGCGCGCACGCGCTCGGCGCTGGCGCTGGACTTTGACCCCCGCAGCCGCACGCGCGCGGAGCTTGCGGCGCTCGAGATCACGGACGCCATGGCCGCACGCGGCGCGCAGCTGCAGGTTCTGGCGGCAGCCGTGCAGTTCTGGCTGCCGGGCATCCCGTCGATCTACTACGGCGACGAGGCCGGTATGCAGGGCCTGTGCGACCCGTTCAACCGCGCGCCGCTGCAGATGTGCGACACGCAGATGCTGCAGTGGTACGCACAGCTGACAGCCCTGCGCCATGCGCACCCGGCGCTCACGCGCGGCGAGGTCGCCGTGTTCGCCCCGGCGGGCGACGTGCTGTGTGTTCTGCGCGTCATCGCGGGCACGCGAGACGCCTTCGGCGAGGAAGCAGAGGACGAGGCGCTGCTGCTGATCGTCAACCGCGCGGCGCACCCGGTGCGCTGCCACGTGGAGCTCACCTGCCCCGGCGCCGGCCTGTGCGAAGAGACAAGGCTGGCCTTCGTGCGCAGCGAATACGACTGCGCCGCCGACTGCACCGACGATACCCACATTGCCATCCACGACGGCGTGGGCGCATTTGACCTGCCGCCCCATGCCGCAAAAATCTACAGATTGGAGAACCGACATGGAACTGAAACTGGATCGTAA
- a CDS encoding ZIP family metal transporter — translation MQTFWGILIPFLGTALGAACVFFMKKALSDAVQRSLTGFAAGVMVAASVWSLLIPAIEQSAGMGKLSFLPAFLGFWLGILFLLALDHIIPHLHANSAQAEGPKSRLQRTTMMVLAVTLHNIPEGMAVGVVYAGYRSGSAQITAAGALALSLGIAIQNFPEGAIISMPLRAEGMKKGRAFCGGVLSGVVEPIGAVLTILAAQLVVPALPYLLSFAAGAMLYVVVEELIPEMSQGDHSNIGTVFFAVGFSIMMMLDVALG, via the coding sequence ATGCAAACATTTTGGGGGATCCTGATCCCGTTTCTCGGCACCGCGCTGGGCGCGGCGTGCGTGTTCTTTATGAAGAAAGCGCTCAGTGACGCCGTGCAGCGCTCGCTGACCGGTTTCGCCGCCGGTGTGATGGTGGCGGCTTCGGTCTGGAGCTTGCTGATCCCGGCGATCGAGCAGTCGGCAGGTATGGGGAAGCTCTCGTTCCTCCCCGCCTTTCTGGGCTTCTGGCTCGGCATCCTGTTTCTGCTCGCGCTGGATCACATCATCCCGCACCTGCACGCGAACAGCGCCCAGGCCGAAGGGCCGAAGAGCCGCCTGCAGCGCACGACGATGATGGTGCTGGCCGTGACGCTGCACAACATCCCGGAGGGCATGGCCGTCGGCGTGGTATACGCCGGGTACCGCTCCGGCAGCGCGCAGATCACGGCGGCCGGTGCGCTGGCCCTGTCGCTGGGCATCGCCATTCAGAACTTCCCGGAAGGGGCGATCATCTCCATGCCGCTGCGGGCGGAGGGCATGAAAAAAGGCAGAGCCTTCTGCGGCGGCGTGCTTTCCGGCGTGGTAGAGCCCATCGGCGCCGTGCTGACGATTCTGGCGGCACAGCTCGTTGTCCCTGCGCTGCCGTATCTGCTCAGTTTTGCTGCCGGAGCCATGCTCTATGTCGTGGTGGAAGAGCTGATCCCGGAGATGTCGCAGGGCGATCACTCCAATATCGGCACGGTGTTTTTCGCCGTGGGCTTCAGCATCATGATGATGCTGGACGTGGCGCTCGGATAA
- the rpsI gene encoding 30S ribosomal protein S9 — MYGTGRRKSSVARVHLFPNGTGSITINGRPLDEYFGLETLKLIVRQPFAATDTMGKFDVEATVTGGGVTGQAGAIRHGIARALLQVEDSYRAPLKAAGLLTRDPRMKERKKYGLKAARRAPQFSKR; from the coding sequence ATGTATGGCACCGGCCGCAGAAAGTCCTCCGTCGCGCGTGTGCACCTGTTCCCGAACGGCACCGGCAGCATCACCATCAACGGCCGTCCGCTGGATGAGTACTTCGGTCTCGAGACCCTGAAGCTCATCGTGCGTCAGCCCTTCGCGGCGACCGACACCATGGGCAAGTTCGACGTCGAAGCCACCGTGACCGGCGGCGGTGTGACCGGCCAGGCCGGCGCGATCCGCCACGGCATCGCCCGTGCGCTGCTGCAGGTCGAGGACAGCTACCGTGCGCCCCTGAAGGCTGCCGGCCTGCTGACCCGTGACCCGAGAATGAAAGAGCGTAAGAAGTACGGCCTCAAAGCCGCTCGTCGCGCTCCGCAGTTCAGCAAGCGCTGA
- a CDS encoding S-layer homology domain-containing protein, which produces MKKTWSRVLATVLVLAMVLCMPGFAASVADTTDFESDRATSADELTDADLPELLSASGNHYPIVLVHGLFGWGGTEVLGLNYWGGFSSLRDILNNAGYKVYTPSIGPVASNWDRACELYAYLVGGTVDYGAYHSATNGHARYGRTFPGVLPELNNPDSELKVHLVGHSMGGETIRMLAQLLENGDADERNASRGGDISPLFTGECRHWIESITTLCTPHDGSQYDTKVYQNIGDLAQYAMGIIGAVTGTNVNENNFGLDFKLDQWGLVRQPNESYSSYFNRVINSKIWTQHTNDLSVYDLYVDGAAVLNGYAKAQDDIYYFSVACSNTHREPLTGHYLPNASMNPMMVKSSTYMGRHVNYAVGHVNITPDWWENDGIVSVRSAIRPHENSTDKYNENYGVGADGKMTFKAGTKMGVWNYIEKIDNTDHINMVGQMQKSTHAMLQEKFFELAKMLNSIPVSSSTGAHVCPGAHFTDMPAYTNWAHKGLDYCIQNGILNGTSATTIAPNGTTTRAQLVTMLYRQAGSPKAAKSSPFTDVTDSWSVDAVNWAFEKGVVNGTSPTTFSPNDAITRQDMATILYNYTRNVLDLDVYDTADLTGYPDYSSISDYARTPLSWAVAQGVILGVGNSNGVDTLQPKGDATRAQTATIIMRFCQNVL; this is translated from the coding sequence ATGAAGAAAACGTGGAGCAGAGTGCTCGCCACCGTTCTGGTTCTGGCGATGGTGCTTTGCATGCCCGGTTTCGCAGCAAGCGTTGCCGATACGACGGACTTCGAGTCCGATCGTGCGACCTCTGCTGACGAACTGACGGACGCGGATCTGCCGGAGCTCCTGTCGGCGAGCGGCAACCACTATCCGATCGTGCTGGTGCACGGCCTGTTCGGTTGGGGCGGCACGGAAGTGCTCGGCCTGAACTACTGGGGCGGCTTCAGCAGCCTGCGCGACATTCTCAACAATGCCGGCTACAAGGTCTACACCCCGTCCATCGGCCCCGTCGCCAGCAACTGGGACCGCGCCTGTGAGCTGTATGCCTACCTCGTCGGCGGCACGGTCGACTACGGCGCATACCACTCCGCCACCAACGGCCATGCGCGCTATGGCCGCACGTTCCCGGGCGTTCTGCCGGAGCTGAATAACCCCGACAGTGAGCTGAAAGTGCATCTGGTCGGCCACAGCATGGGCGGCGAGACGATCCGTATGCTCGCACAGCTGCTGGAAAACGGCGATGCCGATGAGCGCAATGCCAGCCGCGGCGGTGATATCAGCCCGCTGTTCACCGGCGAGTGCCGCCACTGGATCGAGAGCATCACGACGCTCTGCACGCCGCACGACGGCAGCCAGTATGACACGAAGGTCTATCAGAACATCGGCGATCTGGCCCAGTATGCCATGGGCATCATCGGCGCGGTTACCGGCACCAATGTCAATGAGAACAACTTCGGCCTGGACTTCAAGCTCGATCAGTGGGGTCTGGTGCGCCAGCCCAACGAGTCTTACTCCAGCTACTTCAACCGTGTGATCAACAGCAAGATCTGGACGCAGCACACCAACGACCTGAGCGTCTATGACCTTTACGTCGACGGCGCAGCCGTGCTCAACGGCTATGCCAAGGCGCAGGATGATATCTATTACTTCTCCGTCGCCTGCTCGAACACCCATCGTGAACCGCTGACCGGCCACTATCTGCCGAATGCCAGCATGAACCCGATGATGGTCAAGAGCAGCACCTACATGGGCAGACACGTCAACTACGCGGTCGGCCATGTGAACATCACGCCGGACTGGTGGGAGAATGACGGCATCGTCTCCGTCCGCTCCGCGATCCGTCCGCACGAGAATTCCACGGATAAGTACAATGAAAACTACGGCGTCGGCGCTGACGGCAAGATGACCTTCAAGGCCGGCACCAAGATGGGCGTCTGGAACTACATCGAGAAGATCGACAACACCGACCACATCAACATGGTCGGCCAGATGCAGAAGTCCACGCACGCCATGCTGCAGGAAAAGTTCTTCGAGCTGGCCAAGATGCTCAACAGCATCCCGGTGAGCAGCTCGACCGGTGCACATGTCTGCCCGGGCGCTCACTTCACCGATATGCCCGCCTACACCAACTGGGCGCATAAGGGTCTGGATTACTGCATCCAGAACGGCATCCTGAACGGCACGAGCGCGACGACCATTGCGCCGAACGGCACGACCACGCGCGCACAGCTCGTGACGATGCTCTACCGTCAGGCCGGTTCTCCGAAGGCTGCCAAGTCCAGCCCCTTCACCGATGTGACCGACAGCTGGTCTGTCGATGCGGTCAACTGGGCCTTCGAGAAGGGTGTCGTGAACGGCACGAGCCCCACCACGTTTTCCCCGAATGATGCCATTACGCGCCAGGATATGGCGACCATCCTCTATAACTACACCAGGAATGTTCTGGATCTGGACGTGTACGATACCGCTGACCTGACCGGTTATCCGGACTACAGCTCCATTTCCGATTATGCCCGCACGCCGCTGTCCTGGGCGGTCGCACAGGGCGTGATCCTCGGCGTCGGCAATTCCAACGGCGTGGACACCCTTCAGCCGAAGGGTGATGCCACCCGTGCGCAGACCGCTACGATCATCATGCGCTTCTGCCAGAACGTCCTCTGA
- a CDS encoding patatin-like phospholipase family protein produces the protein MELKLDRNKTYGLALEGGGAKGAYQIGAWKALREAGIRFSAVSGTSVGALNGAMIVMDDLEKAENVWNNIHFSQVMDVDDEEMRRLMNRDIPLSELKSTLRSVADIVRNRGFDVTPLRNWVAEVVDADKICHSDTDFFIVTYSLSDHQELELKASDLDEDELCDMLLASAYLPAFRLEKLGGKYYADGGVQDVVPIHALVENGCKDIIALRIFGFGIEKRFRIPDDVHVTTIGPTVDLGNILNFDAEQSRKNMRLGYFDAQRVLYGLYGSTYYIDRTMSEDAARQQLLEYLGTDDGSLRTFHEKTLPQIAKALKCDGDYYDLLIAVLEHDAKELGIASERIMTDMELLQAILSQPEPPEAILPAQGSDTPAETEPEAADDTQAAAPKAAEEVAAKAAELSQDIEKHINRLLGKIRPRRNRPGTAENAAPEADADVPEKE, from the coding sequence ATGGAACTGAAACTGGATCGTAACAAAACCTATGGTCTGGCGCTTGAGGGCGGCGGCGCGAAGGGCGCTTACCAGATCGGCGCGTGGAAAGCCCTGCGCGAGGCGGGCATCCGCTTTTCCGCCGTGTCCGGCACGTCCGTCGGTGCGCTCAACGGCGCCATGATCGTCATGGACGACCTGGAAAAGGCCGAAAACGTCTGGAACAATATCCACTTTTCCCAGGTCATGGACGTGGACGACGAGGAAATGCGCCGGCTCATGAACCGCGACATCCCGCTCTCCGAGCTCAAGAGCACGCTGCGCAGCGTGGCCGACATCGTGCGCAACCGCGGCTTTGACGTGACGCCGCTGCGCAACTGGGTCGCTGAGGTCGTGGACGCGGACAAAATCTGCCATTCCGACACGGACTTTTTCATCGTCACCTACTCGCTGTCCGACCATCAGGAGCTGGAGCTCAAAGCCTCCGACCTTGACGAGGACGAACTGTGCGATATGCTGCTCGCAAGCGCGTACCTGCCGGCATTCCGGTTGGAAAAGCTTGGCGGCAAATATTACGCCGACGGCGGCGTACAGGACGTGGTACCAATCCACGCGCTGGTGGAAAACGGCTGCAAGGACATCATTGCCCTGCGCATCTTCGGCTTCGGCATCGAAAAGCGCTTCCGCATTCCGGACGACGTGCATGTGACGACGATCGGGCCGACGGTCGATCTCGGCAACATTCTGAACTTCGACGCCGAGCAGAGCCGCAAGAACATGCGCCTCGGCTACTTTGACGCCCAGCGCGTGCTCTACGGTCTCTACGGCAGCACGTATTATATCGACCGCACCATGTCCGAGGACGCGGCGCGCCAGCAGCTGCTCGAATACCTCGGGACGGATGATGGCTCGCTGCGCACGTTCCACGAAAAGACGCTGCCGCAGATCGCCAAGGCGCTCAAATGCGATGGTGATTACTACGACCTGCTCATCGCCGTGCTCGAGCACGACGCAAAGGAGCTTGGCATCGCGTCCGAGCGCATCATGACGGACATGGAGCTGCTACAGGCGATCCTCAGCCAGCCGGAACCGCCGGAGGCCATTCTGCCCGCGCAGGGATCTGACACCCCGGCGGAAACGGAGCCGGAGGCCGCCGATGACACGCAGGCCGCCGCGCCCAAAGCCGCCGAAGAAGTCGCGGCCAAGGCCGCCGAGCTGTCGCAGGACATTGAAAAGCACATCAACCGTCTCCTCGGCAAGATACGGCCGCGCCGCAACCGGCCCGGCACGGCGGAAAACGCTGCGCCGGAAGCCGACGCAGACGTGCCGGAAAAAGAATGA
- a CDS encoding helix-turn-helix transcriptional regulator: MIEIVYHGEAAAAFGPDGQAGGFENADGNGEIHLYPLLDGVSAMCLRLEMGSYTEIRTQIGMLEINFCANGRFETRFSLRDHVLLKPGDMAISCYDGVHGTMSESHFPLGYYEGICLEVAPDAARRWIARNAPALSVDFSALNRNLLGSKWYTYGPAGPRCEHVFRELYESIAYLDPGFLQLKVLELLMLLGRVPRESAADPYCSVRQAELARHLRDHLLTDREGYVSLSQLAAEHEISVSHLQKIFKRVYGVPVYHYIKEYRLEQAAVELVRSAKPVTQIAQAAGYDNASKFSACFKARYGATPSQYRAHAKHASKRSSETKTE, encoded by the coding sequence GTGATCGAGATCGTGTATCATGGCGAGGCGGCCGCCGCTTTCGGCCCGGACGGGCAGGCCGGCGGCTTTGAAAACGCGGACGGAAACGGAGAGATCCACCTCTATCCGCTGCTGGACGGTGTGAGCGCCATGTGCCTGCGGCTGGAGATGGGCTCCTATACGGAGATCCGCACGCAGATCGGGATGCTGGAGATCAATTTCTGCGCCAACGGGCGCTTTGAGACCCGGTTTTCTCTGCGGGATCATGTTCTGCTCAAGCCGGGAGATATGGCCATCAGCTGTTACGACGGCGTGCACGGCACGATGTCGGAGTCGCACTTTCCGCTGGGCTATTACGAAGGCATCTGCCTGGAGGTAGCTCCGGATGCCGCCCGGCGCTGGATCGCGCGGAACGCGCCGGCGCTTTCCGTGGACTTTTCCGCGCTCAATCGCAACCTCCTGGGCAGTAAGTGGTATACATACGGCCCGGCCGGGCCGCGCTGTGAGCACGTGTTTCGGGAATTGTATGAAAGCATTGCCTATCTGGATCCCGGCTTCCTGCAGCTCAAGGTGCTGGAGCTGCTGATGCTGCTCGGCCGTGTTCCCCGCGAATCCGCAGCCGACCCGTACTGCTCAGTCAGGCAGGCAGAGCTGGCCCGGCATCTCCGGGATCATCTGCTGACCGACCGGGAGGGGTATGTCTCGCTGTCGCAGCTGGCGGCGGAGCACGAGATCTCGGTGTCCCACCTGCAAAAAATTTTCAAGCGGGTCTATGGCGTTCCGGTGTATCACTATATCAAGGAGTACCGGCTGGAACAGGCCGCAGTGGAGTTGGTGCGCAGCGCAAAGCCGGTGACACAGATCGCGCAGGCTGCGGGGTATGACAATGCCAGTAAGTTTTCCGCGTGCTTCAAGGCACGCTATGGCGCGACGCCGTCGCAGTACCGCGCCCATGCAAAGCATGCGTCAAAACGGAGCAGTGAAACCAAAACGGAGTAG
- a CDS encoding tRNA 2-thiocytidine biosynthesis TtcA family protein — MNDLNAFTGLVRRCVEDYDMIAPGDTVAVGVSGGKDSLVLLMALNELRRYYPKPFALEAITVELGFDGMDFTPVAELCETLGVPYTRLKTDIKEVVFDVRKEDNPCSLCAKMRRGALCTALSARGITKLALGHHFDDAVETFLLSLVYEGRISCFQPVTHMTRTGVDQIRPMLYAGEGRIANLAKALALPIVENPCPEDRGSKRYEIKQFIRTMSQTYPDLRSKVFGAIQRAPLDGWEKAR, encoded by the coding sequence ATGAATGACCTGAACGCGTTCACCGGTCTGGTGCGCCGGTGCGTGGAGGATTATGACATGATCGCGCCGGGCGACACCGTCGCCGTCGGCGTCTCGGGCGGCAAGGATTCGCTCGTGCTGCTCATGGCGCTCAACGAGCTGCGCCGGTACTATCCGAAGCCGTTTGCGCTCGAGGCCATCACGGTCGAGCTCGGGTTCGACGGCATGGATTTCACGCCGGTGGCAGAGCTGTGCGAAACGCTTGGCGTGCCGTACACCCGCCTGAAAACGGACATCAAAGAGGTCGTGTTCGACGTGCGCAAGGAGGACAATCCCTGCTCCCTGTGCGCCAAGATGCGCCGCGGCGCGCTGTGTACCGCGCTCAGCGCGCGTGGCATCACAAAGCTCGCGCTCGGCCATCACTTTGACGACGCGGTCGAGACGTTCCTGCTCTCGCTCGTGTACGAGGGGCGCATCAGCTGCTTTCAGCCGGTGACACACATGACGCGCACGGGCGTGGATCAGATCCGTCCGATGCTCTACGCCGGCGAGGGGCGCATCGCCAATCTGGCGAAGGCGCTGGCGCTGCCGATCGTCGAAAACCCCTGCCCCGAGGACCGCGGCAGCAAGCGCTACGAGATCAAGCAGTTCATCCGCACCATGAGCCAGACCTACCCCGATCTGCGCAGCAAGGTGTTCGGCGCCATCCAGCGCGCACCGCTCGACGGCTGGGAAAAGGCGCGCTGA
- the rplM gene encoding 50S ribosomal protein L13 — MSTTLLNKDTVTRKWYVLDAAGKPMGKTAALAADLLRGKLKTDYTPHVDCGDFVIIINAEQAVLTGKKLEQKYYRTHSGYPGGLHETQYKKLMKDKPELAMRLAVRGMLQKNTIAQWQLKRLKIYRGAEHPHAAQKPEVWDR; from the coding sequence ATGTCCACTACTTTGCTGAACAAGGACACCGTCACCCGCAAGTGGTACGTTCTGGATGCAGCCGGCAAGCCGATGGGCAAGACCGCAGCGCTCGCTGCCGATCTGCTGCGCGGCAAGCTCAAGACCGACTACACCCCGCACGTTGACTGCGGCGACTTTGTCATCATCATCAACGCCGAGCAGGCAGTGCTCACCGGCAAGAAGCTCGAGCAGAAGTACTACCGCACGCACTCCGGTTATCCCGGCGGCCTGCACGAGACGCAGTACAAGAAGCTCATGAAGGACAAGCCCGAGCTGGCTATGCGTCTGGCTGTGCGCGGCATGCTGCAGAAGAACACCATCGCCCAGTGGCAGCTCAAGCGCCTGAAGATCTATCGCGGCGCCGAGCATCCCCATGCGGCACAGAAGCCCGAAGTCTGGGATCGCTGA